Proteins co-encoded in one Garra rufa chromosome 7, GarRuf1.0, whole genome shotgun sequence genomic window:
- the LOC141338886 gene encoding protein NLRC3-like yields the protein MMEKIADLTVVKKTIIDTLHKEDQYHENFRIDQKNGGTVVAPNILGAKIAGDVTVNVHVPQVSHSTSINNNEILESVKNKIKLRMMKESERILEGSAQQSVSLNKIYTQLFIIDDSNPKDKEHEIWQIETMNDLNTSGQTVITYNEILKPPLDEKRTMKIVLTKGIAGIGKTVTVQKFVHDWASGKANQDLELVFLLPFRELNLLEEDNQSLFDLLCAFYPEFNEAKPISDWICDRKVLLILDGLDEYKNELSFQTSILSDVTKKATMDVLLENLLRGKLLPSAHVWITSRPVAAEQLPAEIFKQGYVTQIRGFIDEQKKEYFMRQFEDPDLTQKVTCHLKSHKSLWILCHIPLFCWISSVVLKTIIKSQNTDRDMPSNQTEMYIHYLLIQTGLSHNKYQGQNVSQEDALIQHKELIKKLAALAYWKPKEQNSMFSKEDLRKYCITPDEALRYPGIIIRVSECMFGYNRTKLFSFVHLSVQEFFAALFVFHEFLSGNQESLGLTKAKRGQKSNLSDFLKSVIDVAVESTNEHLDLFICFLFGISCDSSRRILEGLLPRLEDSSLEDHKKVTKYIKCLWRKDLSPERCLSLVRCIVELKDRSFLQMPDLEHSRTKKTLTLFQCTLLAFRFLMSDTDHDEFVLRKFNITLEGFQRFSPAITCFRQAMLRGSGFTEKHCDILVPFLTSPNSHLTHLDLSHNSLGLSALKQLSRAFCDPKCQIQMLNLSHNDLHSQDMELIKDVISGSNLNLKILDLSDNHLEDEGVKILSAGLRSAKCHLEVLKLSGCQIKEGVVKLLSSLKDSLRELDLRYNDLGNIVEKKVPQLKDRLPSLRIYTGGVCSHQPGLYKYAVTLTFDPQTANGYLHLNENNTVAVCKREKQQLPANDERFDKCVQVLCCQPLSGRCFFTVDVIGTGVHIGVACKGIKRKGANDTVRLGRNKMSWCLCCSEKVCVAHDKKNESLTKPLQTESIRKLGVFLDREAGSVFFYRLSPDSEPELLYMFDADFPEDQELYPAFSIQEPDSSVHLRQESL from the exons GAATTGACCAGAAAAACGGTGGCACAGTAGTTGCTCCGAACATACTAGGAGCCAAAATAGCTGGTGATGTTACAGTGAACGTACATGTG CCACAGGTGTCTCACTCTACCTCAATAAACAACAATG AAATTCTTGAGAGCGTAAAGAATAAGATTAAATTAAGGATGATGAAGGAGTCTGAGAGGATTTTGGAGGGAAGTGCACAACAGTCAGTTTCTCTAAATAAGATCTACACACAACTGTTTATCATTGATGATTCGAACCCCAAAGATAAAGAACACGAAATCTGGCAGATTGAGACGATGAATGATTTAAACACATCAGGGCAGACAGTCATAACCTACAATGAAATTCTTAAACCGCCCTTGGATGAAAAAAGAACCATGAAGATTGTTTTAACAAAAGGAATTGCCGGAATCGGGAAAACGGTCACTGTGCAGAAGTTTGTCCACGACTGGGCTAGCGGAAAAGCCAATCAGGATCTAGAGCTTGTTTTTCTGCTCCCATTCCGAGAGCTGAACTTGCTTGAGGAAGACAACCAGAGTCTGTTTGACCTGCTTTGTGCCTTTTACCCAGAGTTCAATGAGGCGAAACCAATCTCTGACTGGATATGTGATAGAAAAGTTCTGTTAATCTTAGATGGCCTGGATGAATATAAAAATGAACTGAGCTTTCAAACCAGCATTTTGTCAGATGTTACTAAAAAAGCCACAATGGATGTCCTCCTAGAAAACCTTCTAAGAGGAAAACTACTTCCATCCGCACACGTGTGGATCACCAGCCGGCCTGTGGCAGCTGAACAGCTTCCAGCTGAGATCTTCAAACAGGGATATGTCACGCAGATCAGAGGATTCATAGATGAACAAAAGAAGGAGTACTTCATGAGGCAGTTTGAAGATCCAGATCTAACCCAAAAAGTCACCTGTCACCTGAAGTCCCATAAGAGCCTGTGGATATTGTGCCACATACCTCTCTTTTGTTGGATTTCATCGGttgttctgaaaaccatcattAAAAGTCAAAATACAGACAGGGACATGCCCTCAAATCAGACAGAAATGTATATCCACTATCTGCTCATTCAGACTGGGTTGAGCCACAACAAATATCAAGGGCAAAACGTGTCACAAGAAGATGCTCTCATACAGCACAAAGAACTGATTAAGAAACTGGCAGCGTTGGCATACTGGAAGCCGAAGGAACAGAATTCCATGTTCAGTAAAGAAGACTTGAGGAAATACTGTATCACCCCTGATGAAGCTCTCCGATATCCTGGCATCATTATCCGTGTCTCTGAGTGCATGTTTGGATATAACAGAACTAAACTTTTCAGCTTTGTCCATCTCAGTGTCCAGGAATTCTTTGCAGCCTTGTTTGTTTTTCATGAATTTCTATCAGGAAATCAAGAGTCCCTTGGACTAACTAAAGCAAAAAGGGGGCAAAAGTCTAACTTGTCAGATTTTCTCAAAAGCGTGATTGATGTGGCTGTGGAAAGCACAAACGAACACTTGGATCTTTTTATCTGTTTTCTCTTCGGAATTTCTTGTGATTCCAGCAGACGAATACTTGAAGGACTCCTGCCTCGATTGGAAGACAGTAGTTTAGAAGATCACAAAAAGGTGACCAAGTACATTAAGTGTTTGTGGAGGAAAGATCTGTCCCCTGAGAGATGCTTAAGTCTTGTTCGTTGCATCGTGGAGCTCAAGGACAGGTCTTTTTTGCAGATGCCAGATCTCGAACACTCACGGACCAAAAAGACCCTCACACTGTTTCAGTGCACGCTTCTGGCTTTCCGGTTTCTGATGTCAGATACAGACCATGATGAGTTTGTCCTCAGGAAATTCAACATCACTTTAGAAGGATTTCAGAGATTCTCTCCAGCCATTACATGCTTCAGACAGGCTAT GCTCAGAGGAAGCGGCTTTACAGAGAAACACTGTGATATCCTGGTGCCTTTCCTGACCTCACCAAACTCTCACCTGACTCATCTTGATCTGAGCCACAATAGTCTGGGACTGTCTGCACTGAAGCAACTTTCCAGGGCCTTCTGTGATCCTAAATGCCAGATTCAGATGCTGAACCTCAGCCACAACGATCTCCATAGTCAGGACATGGAGCTCATCAAGGATGTGATTTCAGGATCAAATTTGAATCTGAAAATCCTGGACCTCAGTGACAATCATCTAGAAGATGAAGGAGTGAAAATCCTTTCAGCTGGGCTGCGGAGTGCTAAGTGTCATCTTGAAGTTCTGAA ACTTTCAGGCTGTCAGATTAAAGAAGGAGTTGTGAAGTTGCTCTCGTCGTTGAAAGACAgtctgagagagctggacctgcGGTATAATGACCTTGGAAACATCGTGGAAAAGAAAGTTCCCCAACTGAAGGACAGGCTGCCCTCACTGAG AATTTACACTGGAGGAGTCTGCAGTCACCAACCAGGACTGTACAAAT ATGCTGTCACGCTCACTTTTGACCCTCAGACAGCTAACGGATACCTGCATCTGAATGAGAACAACACAGTAGCTGTTTGCAAGAGGGAGAAGCAACAGCTTCCTGCTAATGATGAAAGATTTGACAAGTGCGTCCAGGTCCTGTGCTGCCAGCCGTTGTCAGGACGCTGCTTCTTTACGGTGGATGTGATCGGGACAGGTGTGCACATAGGTGTGGCTTGTAAGGGAATCAAAAGGAAGGGTGCGAATGACACCGTACGTCTGGGACGCAATAAGATGTCGTGGTGTTTATGTTGCTCAGAAAAAGTATGTGTGGCTCATGACAAAAAAAACGAATCACTAACTAAACCACTTCAAACAGAGTCCATCAGAAAACTCGGGGTATTCCTGGACCGGGAGGCTGGTTCTGTTTTCTTCTATAGGTTGAGCCCAGACTCAGAGCCTGAACTCTTGTACATGTTTGATGCAGATTTTCCTGAGGACCAGGAACTTTATCCTGCATTCAGTATTCAGGAACCAGACAGCTCAGTCCATTTAAGGCAAGAATCACTATAA